One Pararhizobium sp. IMCC3301 DNA segment encodes these proteins:
- a CDS encoding type I restriction-modification system subunit M N-terminal domain-containing protein, whose amino-acid sequence MNVSVDKSERNRQSFRAAELKSALWDAANTLRGSAVDRTDWKGYILPLLFFKRISDAQDVYFGRGQTILLKRERIKRNTFKQRRLLYRNQTA is encoded by the coding sequence ATGAATGTATCGGTGGATAAATCTGAAAGAAATAGGCAGTCTTTCAGAGCAGCTGAATTGAAGTCGGCTCTATGGGACGCCGCTAACACGCTCCGAGGATCTGCAGTCGATCGCACAGATTGGAAGGGCTACATTCTCCCACTACTGTTCTTCAAACGCATCTCCGATGCACAGGACGTCTACTTCGGACGCGGCCAGACAATCTTGCTCAAACGCGAAAGGATCAAACGAAACACGTTCAAACAACGGCGTTTGCTATACCGCAATCAAACCGCTTAA
- a CDS encoding DUF262 domain-containing HNH endonuclease family protein: MEAAERTIGQILTDEIRYEIPPYQRPYSWEKGNVEQLLDDAWEAFKANDEEYFIGSLITIERSKDELYEVVDGQQRLTTLNLIFARLRDAVSEPAKTALGKRVLPRNELTGEEETPRLTLRQKDQSFFRRHVLASQEITESIFREIENNQDAPKIRIAENLAAINQFLSEKDEKTLKLFANYLLTKVYVVFVTTASLQSAYRLFNVLNARGMPLSNADLIKNMLFARLGGETTKSEDLEQQWLQLEDTIGIERLDQFLAHHRSSVTATKARKTLHEEYKPLIEISEDPFTFLDGITTSARNYLRIQQNGFENVAARRSLRSLHRVAFEEWVPPLLAYLNNPVDGISEFEFIDFLEKITYQNWIRRLGFTARLTVYFRLITAIRSGKSADDIRSIFRHNTQNEEFRALLDGEVYGKPFAQAVLLRLEEADQDESVTKNYGGRITIEHVLPQALKEEYWRERFTEETHRKWLHRLGNLALLAGSKNYRAQYFGFDRKKKIYSERNNKVSFDTTKKILDQDDWRAEQIESRQNGMVEAAAEIWAIA; this comes from the coding sequence ATGGAAGCCGCAGAAAGAACAATTGGCCAAATACTGACTGATGAAATTCGATATGAAATTCCGCCTTATCAACGCCCCTATTCTTGGGAAAAGGGTAATGTCGAACAACTCCTCGACGACGCATGGGAAGCCTTCAAAGCAAATGACGAGGAATACTTCATCGGGTCACTCATCACGATCGAGCGAAGCAAAGACGAGTTGTACGAGGTCGTTGACGGGCAGCAACGGCTGACTACGCTGAACCTCATTTTCGCTCGATTGAGAGACGCGGTGAGCGAACCGGCAAAAACTGCGCTTGGAAAGCGTGTACTTCCTCGGAATGAACTGACCGGCGAAGAAGAAACGCCGCGCCTCACACTGCGCCAAAAAGACCAAAGCTTTTTCCGCCGACATGTTTTGGCGAGTCAGGAAATCACCGAATCTATTTTTCGAGAGATTGAGAATAACCAAGATGCGCCAAAAATTAGAATTGCGGAAAACCTTGCTGCAATAAACCAGTTTCTCTCCGAAAAGGACGAGAAAACGCTCAAGCTGTTTGCAAATTATCTTCTCACGAAGGTATACGTAGTCTTCGTTACGACAGCATCTTTGCAGTCAGCATATCGCCTGTTCAATGTGTTAAACGCACGCGGCATGCCGCTCTCAAATGCCGACTTAATCAAGAACATGTTGTTCGCACGACTGGGTGGCGAGACGACCAAGAGCGAAGACCTTGAGCAACAATGGCTGCAACTCGAAGATACAATTGGTATCGAGCGGCTGGATCAGTTCCTGGCGCACCATCGGTCTTCAGTCACTGCGACCAAGGCTCGAAAGACGCTGCACGAGGAATACAAACCGCTCATCGAGATTAGCGAAGACCCGTTTACTTTCCTCGACGGGATAACGACATCTGCACGGAATTATCTTCGCATTCAGCAGAATGGCTTCGAAAATGTTGCGGCGCGCCGTTCTTTGCGTTCGCTCCATCGTGTCGCGTTCGAAGAGTGGGTGCCACCACTCCTCGCCTATCTCAACAATCCGGTCGATGGGATCTCAGAGTTTGAGTTCATCGATTTCCTCGAAAAAATCACTTATCAGAACTGGATAAGGCGGCTTGGGTTCACCGCCCGCCTAACTGTTTATTTCCGATTGATCACTGCAATACGTTCGGGCAAATCGGCCGACGACATTAGATCGATTTTTCGCCATAATACTCAGAATGAGGAGTTTCGAGCCCTGCTCGACGGCGAGGTCTATGGCAAACCCTTTGCGCAAGCTGTTCTGCTGAGACTTGAAGAGGCTGATCAGGATGAATCTGTGACAAAAAACTATGGTGGGAGGATCACAATCGAGCATGTGCTCCCACAGGCATTAAAAGAAGAATACTGGCGCGAGCGTTTCACCGAAGAGACACATCGTAAATGGCTGCACCGCCTTGGAAACCTTGCCCTGCTTGCAGGCAGCAAAAATTATAGAGCGCAGTATTTCGGGTTCGACCGGAAGAAGAAGATTTATTCCGAACGGAACAATAAGGTGTCTTTCGATACGACGAAAAAGATTCTGGATCAGGATGACTGGCGTGCTGAGCAGATCGAATCTCGGCAAAATGGAATGGTTGAAGCTGCCGCAGAAATTTGGGCAATTGCATGA